The following coding sequences lie in one Anoplolepis gracilipes chromosome 4, ASM4749672v1, whole genome shotgun sequence genomic window:
- the Cyca gene encoding cyclin-A1 isoform X1, whose product MATIRVYQEDQENRVGADVRQGRGKENLVGAASTQTQGFQQNKRAVLGVLHNNCPRQGTKFENHKDEKYVKTKPFIPPQSEPFKIYDDKKDEPVFKIYEDKLEEETSVVLRDSKEKREIKVVQEIVAKSNKEQPRIEITTSSVNFAAFRSTIEEICQSKQDDIYSKNTPMSLEKSSEKSLEKSLTYSSSSNKEYKTRREHIKEMRTNFFDVDEYRADIYNYLRISETLHRPKPGYMKKQPDITYSMRSILIDWLVEVAEEYRLQDETLYLAISYIDRFLSYMSVVRTKLQLVGTAAMFIAAKYEEIYPPEVGEFVYITDDTYTKTQVIKMENLILRVLSFDLTVPTHYTFLMEYCVSNNLSDKIKFLAMYLCELSMLEADPYLQYLPSHLAASAVALARHTLQEEIWPHELELSTGYDLKTLKECITYLSKTFCNAPNIPQVAIQEKYRSNKYGHVSMLLPRSTKAVCEDEDEEDI is encoded by the exons ATGGCCACGATCAGGGTATACCAGGAAGATCAGGAGAACCGAGTCGGCGCCGATGTACGGCAAGGCCGAGGCAAGGAGAACCTCGTTGGTGCCGCGAGCACCCAGACGCAGGGCTTCCAGCAGAACAAACGCGCCGTCCTTGGGGTTCTGCACAATAATTGCCCGCGACAGGGGACGAAATTC GAGAATCACAAggatgaaaaatatgttaaaacaaAACCATTCATTCCTCCACAATCTGAACCTTTCAAAATTTATGATGACAAGAAAGATGAACCagtctttaaaatttatgaagatAAATTGGAAGAAGAGACATCTGTTGTACTTAGAGACtcaaaagagaagagagaaataaaagttGTGCAAGAAATAGTGGCAAAATCTAATAAAGAGCAACCAAGAATAGAAATTACTACAAGCAGTGTTAATTTTGCAGCATTTCGTAGTACCATTGAAGAAATCTGCCAAAGTAAACAAGATGATATCTACTCAAAAAATACTCCCATGTCTTTGGAGAAGTCATCGGAGAAGTCATTAGAGAAGTCACTGACATACAGCAGTTCttctaataaagaatataaaaccaGAAGAGAACATATTAAGGAAATGAGAACTAATTTCTTTGATGTAGACGAATATAGGgccgatatatataattatttacgtatatcagaa ACACTTCATAGACCAAAACCTGGTTACATGAAGAAACAGCCCGATATTACGTATTCAATGAGATCTATATTGATAGATTGGCTTGTGGAAGTAGCCGAAGAATATCGATTGCAAGACGAGACGTTATATTTGGCTATCTCATATATAGATCgctttttatcatatatgagCGTTGTAAGAACGAAGTTACAACTTGTTGGGACTGCCGCTATGTTTATTGCGGc GAAATACGAAGAGATTTATCCTCCTGAGGTAGGAGAATTTGTATATATCACAGATGATACATACACCAAAACACAGGTAATAAAAATGGAGAATTTGATACTGAGGGTTCTATCGTTCGATTTAACTGTACCAACACATTACACATTCCTAATGGAATACTGTGTCAGCAATAATCTGtcggataaaattaaattcttagcAATG TATTTGTGCGAATTATCAATGCTCGAGGCAGACCCATACCTACAATATTTGCCCAGTCATTTGGCTGCGTCTGCGGTAGCGCTCGCACGGCATACATTACAGGAGGAAATCTGGCCACATGAATTGGAGCTGTCGACAGGATATGATCTGAAAACTCTTAAAGAATGTATAACATACTTGAGCAAGACCTTCTGCAATGCTCCCAATATCCCACAAGTAGCAATACAAGAAAAGTATAGAAGTAACAA GTATGGTCATGTATCTATGCTGTTGCCTCGCAGTACTAAGGCAGTATGTGAGGATGAAGATGAAGAGGATATTTag
- the Cyca gene encoding cyclin-A1 isoform X2 produces the protein MATIRVYQEDQENRVGADVRQGRGKENLVGAASTQTQGFQQNKRAVLGVLHNNCPRQGTKFNHKDEKYVKTKPFIPPQSEPFKIYDDKKDEPVFKIYEDKLEEETSVVLRDSKEKREIKVVQEIVAKSNKEQPRIEITTSSVNFAAFRSTIEEICQSKQDDIYSKNTPMSLEKSSEKSLEKSLTYSSSSNKEYKTRREHIKEMRTNFFDVDEYRADIYNYLRISETLHRPKPGYMKKQPDITYSMRSILIDWLVEVAEEYRLQDETLYLAISYIDRFLSYMSVVRTKLQLVGTAAMFIAAKYEEIYPPEVGEFVYITDDTYTKTQVIKMENLILRVLSFDLTVPTHYTFLMEYCVSNNLSDKIKFLAMYLCELSMLEADPYLQYLPSHLAASAVALARHTLQEEIWPHELELSTGYDLKTLKECITYLSKTFCNAPNIPQVAIQEKYRSNKYGHVSMLLPRSTKAVCEDEDEEDI, from the exons ATGGCCACGATCAGGGTATACCAGGAAGATCAGGAGAACCGAGTCGGCGCCGATGTACGGCAAGGCCGAGGCAAGGAGAACCTCGTTGGTGCCGCGAGCACCCAGACGCAGGGCTTCCAGCAGAACAAACGCGCCGTCCTTGGGGTTCTGCACAATAATTGCCCGCGACAGGGGACGAAATTC AATCACAAggatgaaaaatatgttaaaacaaAACCATTCATTCCTCCACAATCTGAACCTTTCAAAATTTATGATGACAAGAAAGATGAACCagtctttaaaatttatgaagatAAATTGGAAGAAGAGACATCTGTTGTACTTAGAGACtcaaaagagaagagagaaataaaagttGTGCAAGAAATAGTGGCAAAATCTAATAAAGAGCAACCAAGAATAGAAATTACTACAAGCAGTGTTAATTTTGCAGCATTTCGTAGTACCATTGAAGAAATCTGCCAAAGTAAACAAGATGATATCTACTCAAAAAATACTCCCATGTCTTTGGAGAAGTCATCGGAGAAGTCATTAGAGAAGTCACTGACATACAGCAGTTCttctaataaagaatataaaaccaGAAGAGAACATATTAAGGAAATGAGAACTAATTTCTTTGATGTAGACGAATATAGGgccgatatatataattatttacgtatatcagaa ACACTTCATAGACCAAAACCTGGTTACATGAAGAAACAGCCCGATATTACGTATTCAATGAGATCTATATTGATAGATTGGCTTGTGGAAGTAGCCGAAGAATATCGATTGCAAGACGAGACGTTATATTTGGCTATCTCATATATAGATCgctttttatcatatatgagCGTTGTAAGAACGAAGTTACAACTTGTTGGGACTGCCGCTATGTTTATTGCGGc GAAATACGAAGAGATTTATCCTCCTGAGGTAGGAGAATTTGTATATATCACAGATGATACATACACCAAAACACAGGTAATAAAAATGGAGAATTTGATACTGAGGGTTCTATCGTTCGATTTAACTGTACCAACACATTACACATTCCTAATGGAATACTGTGTCAGCAATAATCTGtcggataaaattaaattcttagcAATG TATTTGTGCGAATTATCAATGCTCGAGGCAGACCCATACCTACAATATTTGCCCAGTCATTTGGCTGCGTCTGCGGTAGCGCTCGCACGGCATACATTACAGGAGGAAATCTGGCCACATGAATTGGAGCTGTCGACAGGATATGATCTGAAAACTCTTAAAGAATGTATAACATACTTGAGCAAGACCTTCTGCAATGCTCCCAATATCCCACAAGTAGCAATACAAGAAAAGTATAGAAGTAACAA GTATGGTCATGTATCTATGCTGTTGCCTCGCAGTACTAAGGCAGTATGTGAGGATGAAGATGAAGAGGATATTTag